In Oryctolagus cuniculus chromosome 18, mOryCun1.1, whole genome shotgun sequence, the DNA window GACGGGCTGGGCGCAGCCTGGGGCAACCAGGCCGGGAGGCTGGGCCCCCCCCGAGGGGCGTGGCCagacggcgggggcggggctgtggggcgTGGCGCGGCCAGGCGGGCACCTCCCCTTCTGCCAGCACACCCGAATGCCCCCCCCCTCCGCCCGGGGACCCTTCCCCACTCGGGCACCCCGTGTCCCCACCTCCCGCCTGGCCAGGATCGCTGCACTTCCCCCGACACGAGCGGGCGGACCCACCTTCCAGGCGGCCGTGCTCGCGCTCGGCGCGACCCTGCGCCTGCTGCAGGGCGTGCACGGCCTCGTCGGTGTCGCCCGCCGCCTTCCGCAGCTGCCGCAGCCCCTGGGTCAGCTCGACCACGCGGGTGTCCAGCGCGTGCAGACGGACGTGCAGCTGGTGCAGGCCTGCGTCCAGGCCGGCCAGGCGGCCCACTGTGGATGGACAGGGCGCGCCGCTGGagaggggcctggggtggggggcgggggaccGGGACCCCTGGGAGAGTGGAGGTCCGGCGGCCTGGGTTCTGGGGAGGCAAGGCCGGGGGCTGGGCGGTGGGCCACCGAGCTGGTTACTCACAGATGTAAGTGACCGTGTCCTCAGGGGTgggcgaggggctggggctggggctggggctggggctggggtccggaGCCAGTGTTGCCTCCTCTTCCTTGTCCTCCACCTGGTCGTCTTCAGGCCCCCAGACCCCTTCGCCTGCAGGGATTCCGGGGGGATCCTCGTCCCCCGTGGTAGCAGGCAACCCCAGAGCCTCTTGCAAatgctggggcagggaggagagctcAGGGCCACCCCGtcctccccagctgccccctcctcccccctccagcccccagtTCACTCTCTGAAGCCGAGTCCTTTCTaggaacccccaccccacccctgcagactCTCACCCGGACCCCAGCACTCCCCGCCCTTTTCCCAACCCTACGTCTCCCCCCACCTTCACCTTAAGCATCAGggcctctctctgtcgctcctcctcctgggccccaccccagcctccttcccactccctctcagcTCCCCGAGCCCCCTGGCCAAGGGCCAAGAGCTGGGGGACCACCAGGGCCCCAAAGAGCCAGGCCGCCTGCATCGGGCTGGGCTCTCAGCACCCAAGGGCGCAgggaagcggggtgggggtgcctcTGGGGACCACCGAGTGCCCCGGCCCCCGCCTCTGCAGCGTCTCCTGACCGGCTCCCGCGACTCCCAGACTCCCGGCTCTGTCTGTTGGTCTCcgctcctctgtgtgtgtctctccccgcCCTCTTGGCTCCCACGAGGCCCTGCCTCTGTGGCCGGAAACCTCCAACGTTCCAAAGCCTGGATCCCGCCTCGGGTCTCCCCCCACGCCCTCCAGAGCTCGCTTCCGCctgctctttccctctgcctgggaGCAGGAAGGGCCGTGGCCAGTTCTCCGAGGGACCTCAGGACCAGCCTCGGCCCAGGAACCCCTGGGCACCCACAGGGCAATGGGGGgacccaggggctgggccctctctccttcccccttcccagccattcctggggtggggggagaccacAGGGTCTCCCTAGGTTGCTATTATCCTGTGGCCACCGGCGCCCACACCCCCTGATGCTCGCATTCCTGCACTGGTCTCAGACTGCGGGGATGGCCGGCCCCTGCCCTCCAAGCCCTCGGCGACGACCAGAGCGGGTGCGTGTGCGTTTCTGCGGGTGCACGTGACGGGCACGCGTGTGGCTGTGTGGGTGTCCCAGGAAGGTGGGGCTCTGCGGGTCGCTGGCCACACTTTGCTGGAGGCCTCTGCAGGCTGGGCCGTGCTGGGGACCCAGACGCTCAGAGCAAGCAGAGGGGCCGGCAGTgggccagggggaggggctgggaggcagtgggggtgggagccGCCGGGAGCTGGACAGGCGTCGGGCCCAGCCTGGACCACTGCAGcaggctcctccctgccctcccccctcgCGCCTGAGCCCCTCCTGCCGCAGCCGGAGCAATCCTTCCAAACCATAAATCAGATCCCATCACCCCCCACTCCCCGGCGCCCCCACCTTCCCATCAGAAGCAGGAGGGGAGCCAGACTGCTCCAGGCGGCGGGGGGGCTGGGCCCCCTCACGCCAGGACGCAGCTCCCCTcgtcccctcccacccaccccggcTCTCTGTGCTGGCTTCTCTGCCGTTCTCCACCTCaaagccttggcccccagcctTTTATTCCTTCTAGAAagttctcccccacccctccccccaatcaCCTGGTTTAAGAGGATTTCATTccacaagtctctctctctctctctctctctatatatatatatatatatttaatttttaaagatttattttatttgaaaggaaaagtgacagagggaaggagagacaacGAGACTGTTCCATCctctcccgaaatggccacaaaggccgggcTGCCAGGAGCCGGGCTCTCCGTCCGGCtctcccacagggctggcaggggccaagcatttggccaGTGTcatctgccctcccaggcaccttcgcagggagctggggtggaggcagagccgccgggactccagccagtgcctcGCAGTGTGGAAGCCGGCCTCACTGGCTGCAGCTTCACCCACGGCCCTGACGAGGTACCGGATTCAAATGCCCCGTTTTATTTTTGCCATCGCCAAGACTGGCACCATCTTGTCCATTACCATCTTCCTGCCGCCAGCAAAGACaggaagtctttatttttttccccccaagattcgtaaatttatttgaaaggcaaagttagagagagagggagaggtcttccatccactggttcactccccagatggctagggcagggccaggcccaagccaggagcctggagctccatccaggtctcccacgtgggtgcaggggcccaagaatttgggccaccttctcctgcctttcccaagcagtagcagggagctggatcggaagaggagcagcggggacttgaactggtgtccatacgggatgccggcgccgcaggccgaggtttaccctactacaccacggccctggcccaggcaggaACTCTTATGCACGGCTGTATCCCTAGGCCTAGATCAAGGCCTggttggcacacagtaggtgctgtgTGGCAGGGTAACAGCTTGGTCAAAGGCCCCTGGGCTtaggtgctggctgcagcagggacAGAGGTGGTACAGGTAGGGGGAGGAGGCCGTGGCACTGTAGTGCCAGGCTCATGCCTCACAGCCTCACCCTGGCTGTCCGACGGGCCCGGGGCTCGTTAGGCGGGGGTCAAGGGGCCCGCTCTCCAAAGAAGGGGACCACACAGCCCACCACAGCTCACCAGCATGGTGGCAGGTAGCCGAGGCTTGGGGGCTGCCCCAGGAGTGGCGCGGGAGCCCAAAGCACCCAGCATTCCGTTTTCCAAGAAAGCCTGGACGCAGGAGGGCAGTGTGACCTTGGGCGGTGCAGGCGCTGCGGGGCGGGCCCGTGGGCCCCCCACcgaggggccagccctggagaGATGCCTCGCCTGGAGCAGAGCCTGGCCAGGAGCCGGGGGTGCAGAACCTCTTGCCGCTGTGCCGCTGCCGATGCAGGCAGCTGTTCCCGCCCGGAGCCCAGCTGCTCACCACCTGGCTTGCTGGGTGCGTCGAGATGGGGCCTTCCTAGCCCAGGCAGGCACTGAGGTGCCCCAGAGAGCCTGCAGCTGCAGGGGAACCCAGACCTGCGCCCTGCGGGAGCCTGTGCCCAGCTCGTGGCCCTGGAGGTGGCAGCCTGGGTCTCCACTGCCCGGGGGACCTGCCCTGTCTCGGGGGTGTGTCTCGGGCACAGGTGAGCTGTGGGCACACCGTCAGCCACAAGTACACGTGCATATCCCCTGTGGCCAGGGGTGCCCAACAGTGCGCACAGAGGACTTTGGGGCCAGCGTTCCTGTCCCCGGTCCTCAGCACCATCTCTTTGGAGCCAGGCGGCCCTGCACCAGTTCCATAGCCGCtccgtgcctcggtttcccctctGGAAGACGGCAATGGGGAAGGTGGTTCAGAATGGGTGCGTGGGCCACAGCTCCAGCGGAGTGGGCGGTGACGGTCCCAGAGGGGGAGccgctgcgggggggggggggagctgtggCCGCTCCCACCTGGGCACGGGGCCTGAGATGCCCGGAAGGCAAGcctccacccacacccacaccccacccccgttGTGAGATGTGAGCAGGCACACAGCCctgcacacctgtgtgtgtgtctgtggggggcTCCTGTGTGGCACAGGGCTGTGACATGCGTGTAGCTGGGTGTGTCTGTGGTCATGCGCCCCCAGGGACATCGCCTATGCGGCCCGGCGGCTGCAGGTGCTGTGCCAGCTGGTGCCCGCCCCTGtgcttggggaggggggagagagaaagagtttggGGGGGACAGGACAGGAATCCATACCATAGCTCCCCCAATCCCCCCGGGGGTATCCTCTGGCAACAAATATTCATGGCGCCCTGCTGTGTATAGAGGGGGCTCACTCGGAGGGTGGGGGGCTCCCCTTAGGGGTGGAACCCCATGGTTGGGGCATAGGGACCAGCACGAGTGGACTCAAGGTTTGGCAGTGGTGAGgagtggtgggggagggcagggggaggggcggagacggcggtgcgggggggggggggatgggcgAGGTTTGGGGGCGCGGGGAGGGGCGATGTCTCCTCCGCCGGCTCccggagggaggggagagggcggagggaggggagggagggagggagagagggagggagagagtgagacagggtgagggagagacagcgagagcgagagagcgagagagcgagcaggGTGGCAGAGGAGGCGCggagcgggcggcggcggcggcggcggcggcccgaggaagaggaggaggaagagcaggcgGAGACGCGGCGCCCGGAGCCGGCCGGACCGAGCCGGGGGCGGGCGAGGAggggcgcggcggccgcggcggaaGGGGGGGCGCTCTGCGgatggcccggcccggcccgcgggGGGGGTGAGGTCCTCggcccccccgccctcccccccggcccccgcccgccccctccccgggcccgCTCGCCCTCCGGGGCGGTGGGGCATGGCCTGAGGGTCCCCCGTctccgggggggtggggggtggggggaggggggaggggccgcGGGCGCCGCCGACCGGGACTCAGCAGCCCCGCCAGGCAGGTAAGGGGGTCGGGGACCCGGGCGTTTGGGGGGgctgcggggccggggccgcgggagggggcgggggcgcccGGGATGTCCTTGGCCCGGCGCCGGGCTCGGGGCCTGGGTGTGCGGTGTgggggggtgagggtgaggaggggagcgttGCCCGGGGCGACGCCAAATTGGGTTACGCCCCAGTCCCCGGTGCCCCGTCCCAGATCGCAGTCTTGGGAGGGTGCGCTCTGCGCCCCCCGGCCCCCTCCACGCCGCCGGCGGGGTCGCCGGCCCGAACCCCCTGCCGGCTCGCGGGGCCCGAGGGCTCGGTCGCCGTCTCCGCCTCCTGGCGGTGCCCGGCCACTCCCCCGCCTCACCCACCCTGGCGTACCTGGGCCCTCCCCTGGGTCACTCGGGCTCCCACCCGGTCCACCAGGGGTCCGGGCCTAGGGCTCTCCGCCCCTTTCGACCCCCGCAGGctcccgcggcttcccggctcccgCATCCCCAGCGCGTCTCCCGTGCCTGCTCCGCCGGCCGGCGCGCCCCCTCGGCTCCCGCCCCCAGTCCCGCGCCCggtgcccccgccccctcccgcggTGCGgggctctccccccccccccaggctccccgccccagcccggGCTCCCCCTCCGCGCCTCTCCCCGCCTCCATTCATTGTCGCGGGCCCCGCGCTCGGCCACGCCAGCCGCCCCCCGGCCCCCGCAGCCGCTCAGGGCACCCTCTCTCCCCGGGCGCACCCCCCGCGCCGTCCTCAGCGCGTCTCGGTACCAGCTGCGTGCTAGCTATTCTTAGCCGCCGAGCGTTTGATTCATGCCGCCCCGGCGGAGCGCGCCCGCTCCCTCCCGCGGCCCGAGGGGGAGGGGCCGCGAGTGCGggggggtcctggctgctgcgtCCGGGAGCGCGCGCAGGAGCGCGCAGGAGCGCGGGGCTCGGGCTGGGGGCGGCGGGTCAGCCAGGGGCGGCCGCGGGGGGGAGTGGCTGCGGGGTTGCACCTGGGGAAGCGGcgtgtggggcggggcggggaggaggccGGGGTCTTGGCCAGGACAAGGTGGGTGGGGCTGCGCGGCCGGGGAcctggaggggcggggggcgcggggctCCGGCCACGCGTGAGCTCGTGGCTGGAAGCTGGCTCGCCCACGGCGCTGCGAActctcctccccccacacacacattttgtcttcccctccccacccccccagcccgtCCCCACTCCCCCAAAGTCAGCAGtaccctccactgcttcccatcGCCATGGTAACGGTGCAGGAGCCGGGCCtggtgtggggggggagggaccAGACCAGGCATTCTGGTTTCCggtgctggggtgggagggagggagaacagcCGGCAGGCAGACCACCCCCCTTCCTTGGCAGGGGCCAACCCTCATAAGCCACCTCAGGGGAGAACCTTGGATGGAGAGGACCCCCATCCCACACCCCAGGCCCTCCCCTCACTTCTTGGTCTCTGTCGCCCCAAGTTCTCTGCAGAGTGGGGCCAGGGTACCAAaccaggccaggccccagccccaccacaccGAGTCCTGAATCCTGCCTGCAGGTCACGGGTagcccccccacacccacacaggccACCGGCACTGTCCCCTGGACAGCCTCGCACCaactgcccccccacacacacacgcgcgcatcCCCCCGGGGGGGGGTCCGAGGAAGTCCCCCAAGGCCACTctgctccccccctccccctcccccatcacgcTTCCCGGAGGAGCGCGGCCCCCGGCACCGGGTGCACACGTGTGCAGCCATGCTCCACGGCGCCCCGTCTCGCCACACCTCCATCTCCTCTTTTACTACATCTCTGCCGCGGCCTGCCCGCCGCCCGGAGGAGGGGCCGGGCTTGGCCGGGCGGGCGGGATGCCGGGTCGGGTCCCGTCCACCTGTCTGTCCTCAGCTAATTTTAGCCTCGTTTTCTGTGGCCTGACAAAGTGGGCCAGTAGCTCCCGCGGTGATTCTTGGGTTTCTGGGACACGGCCACGCTGGGTCAGCCACAAAGTGGGGcgcagcggggggtggggggctgcgtGCAAGGCCAAGGGCAGGGAAGGAGACCGGCACTGGAAGCGTGGCAGCCCCGGTGTGTGCCTGTGGCACATGTGTGGGCAGTGGGGGCCGACCAGGTCTGAGACACCGCCCAGCCCTCCCGGCGCCCACCGCTGTAAGGGAGAGGAGGCTGCCCTTGACCGCTTGTCTCCGGGCTCCCCGCCTGACCGCCGCCCTCGCCCCCCACCCACagccgcctgtgatgctgccgTCCCCCGTCGCCCCGTGGCCCCACGATGACCCACAGCCCCGCCACGAGCGAGGACGAgggaggccacagtgccagcgagTGTGCCGACGGGGGCTCCGAATCCCACAGCTCCCCAGACGGGCCAGGGCGAGGCCCCCAGGGGACCCGGGCCCGGGGCAGCGGAACACCAGGTAGCCTGGCCTCAGCCCGAGGCCGCCAGGGTCGCTCCATGTCCGTCCCCGACGACGCCCACTTCAGCATGATGGTCTTCAGAATTGGCATCCCGGACCTGCACCAGACGGTAAGGGTGCCTCTGGGGTTGGGCATGTGCTCCGACTGCCCTCACTGCCCCAGCCCGGCCTCCCTGACCCCCTCGCTGgcctcctgacccacagaaatgCCTGCGCTTTAACCCGGACGCCACCATCTGGACAGCCAAGCAGCAGGTGCTGTGTGCACTGAGTGAAAGCCTACAGGACGTGCTCAACTACGGCCTGTTCCAGCCGGCCACCTCGGGCCGGGACGCcaacttcctggaggaggagcggCTGCTGCGGGAGTACCCCCAGTCCTTCGAGAAGGGGGTGCCCTACCTGGAGGTGAGGCCCCGGCCCCGCGTGCGTCCCCACGGGGCTTGTCCCGATCTGAGTCAGAGACGCCCGGGTCCCCGCCGCCTCTGTCCAGCAGAGTGGCCTCGGATGAGTCCCTTCCGCGCCCCAAGCTCCTTCCCCGTCAGGTTGGGGGAGGGACCCCCCCAGTGCAGTCGCCTTTCTAGAACGTTCCTTGTGGAGTCCAGCTCCGGGCCACGGATGCCACAGTGACCCCGCACTCTACAAAAAGCCAAGTgtccccgccccccccgcccccacctccaccccacctcaGGGCCAACCCTGCACGGACCCCAGGGGCTCAGAGGCCGGTCaggccctccccactgcccccacgCCTCACTCCCCAGGCCCCTGATTCCaagtctctgtctcccccctccccgacCCTGGCCTCAGTTCCGATACAAGACGCGAGTGTACAAACAGACCAATCTGGACGAGAAACAGCTGGCCAAGCTGCACACCAAGGTGAGACGCCCCTGTGGCCACCGCTCCCCGGCACCCCCGTCCTGTCCCCAGGCACCCCACTGCCCCTGGGCTGACCCTCTGCCAGGCACCCCACTGCCCCTGGGCTGACCCTCCACCAGGCACCCCACTGCCCCCGGGCTGACCCTCCGCCGGGCACCCCACTGCCCCTGGGCTGACCCTCCACCAGGTACCCCCCATTGCCCCTGGGCTGACCCTCCGCCAGGTACCCCACTGCCCCCGGGCTGACCCTCCACCAGGCACCCCACTGCCCCCGGGCTGACCCTCCACCAGGCACCCCACTGCCCCTGGGCTGACCCTCCGCCAGGCACCCCACTACCCCCGGGCTGACCCTCCACCAAGAACCCCACTGCCCCTGGGCTGACCCTCCACCAGGCACCCCACTGCCCATGGGCTGACCCTCTGCCAGGCACCCCACTGCCCCTGGGCTGACCCTCCACCAGGTACCCCCCATTGCCCCTGGGCTGACCCTCCGCCAGGTACCCCACTGCCCCCGGGCTGACCCTCCACCAGGCACCCCACTGCCCATGGGCTGACCCTCTGCCAGGCACCCCACTGCCCCTGGGCTGACCCTCCACCAGGTACCCCCCATTGCCCCTGGGCTGACCCTCCGCCAGGTACCCCACTGCCCCCGGGCTGACCCTCCACCAGGCACCCCACTGCCCATGGGCTGACCCTCTGCCAGGCACCCCACTGCCCCTGGGCTGACCCTCCACCAGGTACCCCCCATTGCCCCTGGGCTGACCCTCCGCCAGGTACCCCACTGCCCCCGGGCTGACCCTCCACCAGGcaccccactgcccccaggctGACCCCCTGGGCTGACCCTCCACCAGGCACCCCACTGCCCCCGGGCTGACCCTCCACCAGGCACCCCACTGCCCCTGGGCTGACCCTGTCCCCAGGCTGCCCCCAccgctcccacccttcttcagCTCTCCCGCTGTTCCCCTGAGCCCTCGCGCCCCACACttaccttgggcccctgctcctgcccagtGGGCCTGGGGCTCCCGTAACTGTGTCCTGTAGCCCAGGCACCGTTCCCTGGGCAGTCCACCGTGGCCCAGCCCAAAGGCCCCAATCACCAGCTAATCCAAGGCTCACACCTCCCACCCCGGTCCATCCaacctcctcgccctccagggcctggggccgtGTCTCCCCTaagagccaggactcccacccTGTCCACCATGGGGGCCCCCAGCCGGGCACACGCAGCTCCTACGCGTCCGCCGCGTGGCAGGGCCCAGCTGAGTCATGCGGCGAGTGTGAAACgcacccggggtgggggagggaacgTCGTGTCCAAAACGCAGGAAGGCAGAACCCCTCCCGGCTGGCGGCCCTGTGGGTGTCCTGTGGACGTGGGACGCGGTGCAGACGCGGGCGGCGCCTCCGGGCGTCCCCTCGCCCCTCGGCTGTGGAGGCGGCCCCGGCCGTGCTGTGTCCCTCGGGCcccgacttctctctctctctgtccgcgGGCGTGGCTTAGACCGgcttgaagaagttcctggagtATGTGCAGCTCGGGACATCAGACAAGGTGGCACGGTTGCTGGACAAGGGGTTGGACCCCAATTACCACGACTCGGACTCAGGAGGTAGTGGGGGGACGCgtgtcctgggggctggggcctgggtactggggtgggggggtgtctgcTTCCAGGTCTGTTCCTCACCGATGTCGCTCTCCCAGTAGGAGGGTCACGGGGTCAGGGGTCGTGGCGGGGCTGGCTCTGGGACACGGAAGGGCCTGTGTGTGACCCACGTCTCCTGCCCCTCAGAGACGCCCCTGACCCTGGCCGCCCAGACAGAAGGCTCCGTAGAGGTGATTCGAACCCTGTGCCTGGGCGGGGCCCACATCGACTTCCGGGCTCGGGATGGCATGACGGCGCTGCACAAGGCCGCCTGCGCCCGGCACTGCCTCGCGCTCACGGTGAGGCTGCCAGACACCGCCCACCTCCACACCCTCCCTCCGTTTCCCTTTGTTCCTCTTCAAGCCTACGTCTTCCCTCTCACGTACCCCACGTGCCCCTCCCCGGGCCGCAGCCGGCACACAGGTGGAGCGGTGACTCCCGCCAGCTCAGCCTTCTCCGCCCCTCCACCCCAACACACCGCCCCTCCTCGCGGAAGGCACCCCAAATCCGCTTCCCCAAGCAGACGAACCCTGCGCACCCACAGAACACGTGCTCCCGAGTCAGCCCCCCGGCCTGATTTTAGAGGGTG includes these proteins:
- the CLEC11A gene encoding C-type lectin domain family 11 member A codes for the protein MQAAWLFGALVVPQLLALGQGARGAEREWEGGWGGAQEEERQREALMLKHLQEALGLPATTGDEDPPGIPAGEGVWGPEDDQVEDKEEEATLAPDPSPSPSPSPSPSPTPEDTVTYILGRLAGLDAGLHQLHVRLHALDTRVVELTQGLRQLRKAAGDTDEAVHALQQAQGRAEREHGRLEGCLKGLRLGHKCFLLSRDFEAQAAAQARCVARGGTLAQPADRQQMDALTRYLRAALAPYNWPVWLGVHDRRAEGLYLFENGQRVSFFAWHRAPSPEPGSRASPAPHPLSPDQPNGGALENCVAQASDDGSWWDHDCERRLYYVCEFRF